A single Lactuca sativa cultivar Salinas chromosome 8, Lsat_Salinas_v11, whole genome shotgun sequence DNA region contains:
- the LOC111906304 gene encoding disease resistance protein Roq1-like, with protein sequence MESSLSSRSAVDFSSHVWKYHVFLSFRGEDTRKTFVDHLYTALVQHGIYTYKDDDTLPQGESIGPSLKTAIEESQISVIVFSKNYADSSWCLDELSHIMKCKDTRGQIVMPIFYDVDPSEVRKQKHKYGEAFVKHELENNTKVESWRKALVDASNISGWETEHIANGHESKCIKTIVDTISHRLHPITSSVDNNLIGVEARMQHLISKLQIGFGGKSMIGIWGVGGGGKTTLASSVYDEISSKFDGCCFIKNVREESFNKEGLERLQEKILCGVLKQKQMEVGRLEEGRRMIKDRLHHRKVLIVLDDVDNLEHLEQLVGSHDWFGEGSRIIITTRDEHVLTAHKVDVIYNISLLNNDEAMKLFCKHASRGYKRIEDYEQLSKDVVSYAGGLPLALRVLGRFLCDKEMNEWRSALARLKEIPDANILEVLKISFDRLTPLEKELFLDIACFLRGSCRYTYEERMMILDACGYYPVIGIKVLVQKSLITISEVGEFDMHDLVQEMAHYIVRREHPKNPEKHSRVWKVEDVLKICSMDAMMNLDKIEAIGVSCFWSVESQRVLQIAANMKKLRWIDLNQKYVSKKLLVVTPLSLVIMPESFPPRDLCCLTLKNINANQLWDGYKFLPHLRMIKLDSLDKLMETPDFEGLPNLETFMVYGSSLLKQIHPSFGHLQKLVCVDIRNCGNLKMVPPITQSTKLETIVLSWCTLIFNLSNIQQINLENIVPRNMNHIGLWFFSGCLRKLVLSNCSLTDGDINSAAGWELPNLLELDLEGNGFVRLDFSLLLLPQLKRLNVSWCKQLVELSELPSSIAVVIAGWCSSLKSFGNISNCKWLWQVSVWGYTKLGALCGDILLNSMLQGNARDYFISINLSGDDIWRRASVLWVVWMKTYNMLLPHDWCNRFSGILMFVKPEVTFEGFPDITIKMGVQDVCQSELDDQEYNETLETHYDQIFVGYVSFSSLRHTGCLNSTYNTFSFSLDNEYLYGGELRFRAVLVPKDDPMQTPIVPTDSSEVWDGEFDYRKTFTIQHDSNSSVKILWKCRL encoded by the exons ATGGAATCTTCATTATCTTCCCGTTCCGCTGTGGACTTTTCTTCTCACGTGTGGAAGTACCATGTTTTTCTTAGTTTTAGAGGAGAAGATACTCGTAAGACTTTTGTGGATCATTTGTACACAGCTCTTGTACAACACGGGATCTACACTTACAAGGACGATGATACACTTCCTCAGGGAGAATCAATTGGCCCATCTCTAAAGACGGCTATTGAAGAATCACAGATCTCTGTCATCGTATTTTCTAAAAACTATGCAGATTCTTCATGGTGCTTAGATGAACTTTCACATATCATGAAATGCAAGGATACAAGAGGACAAATTGTGATGCCCATATTTTATGACGTTGATCCTTCCGAAGTTCGAAAACAAAAACACAAATACGGAGAAGCATTTGTGAAACATGAGTTGGAGAACAACACGAAGGTTGAATCTTGGAGAAAAGCACTTGTGGATGCAAGTAACATTTCTGGATGGGAAACCGAGCACATTGCCAATGG GCACGAGTCAAAATGCATCAAAACAATTGTTGACACAATTTCACATAGGTTGCATCCAATAACTTCAAGTGTGGATAACAACTTGATTGGAGTAGAGGCTCGCATGCAACATTTGATATCAAAGTTACAAATCGGGTTTGGTGGTAAGAGCATGATTGGAATATGGGGGGTCGGGGGCGGTGGCAAGACTACTCTCGCCTCTTCTGTTTATGATGAGATATCTAGCAAGTTTGATGGTTGTTGCTTTATAAAAAATGTTCGGGAGGAATCATTTAATAAAGAAGGTCTGGAACGATTGCAAGAAAAAATTCTTTGTGGTGTTTTGAAACAAAAGCAAATGGAGGTAGGGAGACTTGAAGAAGGAAGGCGCATGATAAAGGATAGGTTACACCATAGAAAGGTGTTGATTGTTCTTGATGATGTCGACAACCTTGAGCACCTAGAACAGTTAGTTGGATCACATGATTGGTTCGGTGAAGGAAGCCGTATAATAATCACAACTAGAGATGAGCATGTATTAACTGCACACAAAGTAGATGTGATATACAATATAAGCTTGTTAAACAATGATGAAGCTATGAAGCTCTTTTGCAAGCATGCATCCCGGGGTTACAAACGTATTGAAGATTATGAACAGCTTTCAAAAGATGTGGTTTCGTATGCTGGTGGGCTCCCATTAGCACTTAGAGTTCTCGGTCGTTTTCTATGTGACAAAGAGATGAATGAGTGGAGGAGTGCCTTGGCTAGATTGAAAGAAATTCCTGATGCTAATATTTTGGAAGTTCTAAAAATCAGCTTTGATAGACTTACACCCCTGGAGAAAGAGTTGTTCCTAGACATTGCATGTTTCTTGAGGGGATCCTGCCGGTATACATATGAAGAGAGAATGATGATACTTGATGCTTGTGGTTATTACCCTGTTATTGGCATAAAGGTGTTGGTACAAAAGTCTCTCATAACTATTTCTGAAGTTGGTGAGTTTGATATGCATGATTTGGTACAAGAAATGGCACACTACATTGTTAGACGGGAACACCCCAAGAATCCTGAAAAACATAGTAGAGTTTGGAAAGTGGAAGATGTTTTAAAAATATGTTCTATGGATGCAATGATG AACCTTGACAAGATTGAAGCTATAGGTGTTTCGTGTTTTTGGAGTGTTGAATCACAACGTGTTCTTCAAATCGCTGCAAACATGAAGAAACTTCGTTGGATTGATTTGAATCAGAAATATGTTTCGAAGAAACTATTGGTTGTGACTCCACTATCATTAGTTATAATGCCAGAAAGTTTTCCACCAAGGGACCTTTGCTGTCTAACATTGAAAAACATCAATGCAAATCAACTTTGGGATGGTTACAAG TTTCTACCACACTTGAGAATGATCAAACTTGATAGCCTGGATAAACTAATGGAGACACCAGATTTTGAGGGGCTTCCAAACCTTGAaacattcatggtttatggatcTTCACTTTTAAAACAAATCCATCCATCATTTGGACATTTGCAAAAGCTTGTTTGTGTGGACATAAGGAATTGTGGCAATCTTAAGATGGTTCCACCCATTACCCAGTCAACGAAACTCGAGACCATTGTACTCTCATGGTGCACATTAATTTTTAATCTTTCAAACATCCAACAAATTAATTTGGAGAATATTGTACCTCGCAACATGAACCACATAGGTCTATGGTTTTTTAGTGGATGCTTAAGAAAGCTGGTTCTCAGCAACTGCAGTCTGACAGATGGAGACATCAATTCGGCTGCTGGTTGGGAATTACCCAATTTGCTAGAACTCGATCTAGAAGGAAATGGATTTGTCCGGTTGGATTTTAGTCTCTTGCTACTTCCTCAGCTCAAACGGCTGAACGTGTCATGGTGCAAACAACTTGTAGAATTGTCAGAGTTGCCATCAAGTATAGCTGTTGTTATAGCGGGTTGGTGTTCGTCACTTAAAAGCTTTGGAAATATTTCAAACTGTAAATGGTTGTGGCAAGTCTCAGTTTGGGGGTATACCAAACTTGGTGCGCTTTGTGGTGACATATTACTAAACTCCATGCTCCAG GGAAACGCCAGAGATTACTTTATCAGTATCAACCTTTCGGGCGATGACATTTGGAGGAGGGCGTCTGTACTTTGGGTTGTTTGGATGAAGACTTATAATATGCTGCTTCCACATGATTGGTGCAATCGCTTTTCTGGGATTTTGATGTTTGTCAAACCCGAGGTGACATTTGAAGGGTTCCCTGACATAACCATCAAGATGGGTGTACAAGACGTTTGTCAGTCTGAGCTTGATGATCAGGAGTATAATGAAACACTCGAGACTCATTATGATCAGATATTTGTAGGATATGTTTCCTTTAGTTCATTGAGACACACTGGATGCTTGAATTCAACATACAATACCTTTTCATTTTCCTTGGACAATGAGTATTTGTATGGAGGTGAGCTTAGGTTTAGGGCTGTACTTGTTCCTAAAGATGATCCGATGCAAACACCAATAGTCCCAACAGATTCCTCAGAAGTTTGGGATGGGGAATTTGATTACAGAAAGACATTTACCATACAACATGATTCAAACTCCTCTGTCAAGATTTTATGGAAATGTCGGCTTTGA